The following are encoded together in the Microbacterium hatanonis genome:
- a CDS encoding murein hydrolase activator EnvC family protein, which yields MSRRTRSVLFAVAASTVALLATAGATAAEAPDLTTLGWRWPVDTLRIVEPYAAPPHAYGAGHRGVDLAMDGGEVRAPSEGIIAFAGPVAGRGVVTIDHGGGLVTTLEPVEPLAQAGSSVSRGDIVAARSEGGHTPPGVLHFGVRLAGEYINPMLLLGGVPRAVLLPCC from the coding sequence ATGTCGAGACGCACCCGATCCGTGCTGTTCGCGGTCGCGGCATCCACTGTCGCCCTCCTCGCCACGGCAGGGGCGACGGCTGCGGAAGCACCCGACCTCACGACCCTCGGATGGCGGTGGCCCGTCGACACCCTGCGCATCGTCGAACCGTATGCGGCTCCGCCGCACGCCTACGGTGCCGGTCATCGCGGGGTTGACCTGGCAATGGACGGGGGCGAGGTGCGCGCACCGTCCGAGGGGATCATCGCGTTCGCCGGGCCAGTGGCCGGACGCGGGGTGGTGACCATCGACCACGGCGGAGGCCTCGTGACGACCCTCGAACCGGTCGAGCCTCTCGCGCAGGCCGGCTCCTCCGTCTCGCGAGGCGACATCGTGGCCGCACGGAGCGAGGGCGGGCACACGCCGCCGGGCGTGCTGCACTTCGGGGTGCGCCTCGCCGGGGAGTACATCAACCCCATGCTGCTGCTGGGAGGCGTGCCGCGCGCGGTGCTCCTCCCGTGCTGCTGA
- a CDS encoding tyrosine recombinase XerC — MDWERTVEAYLQQLTEVRRLAPATVRAYRSDLTDLRSHVGDVDLDRIDLEELRSWLWSATQAGSARSTIARRTAAVRGFFAWATEQDLVAVDPTLRLVTPKRGRTLPRIATADALRETLDAMAAVAAEGDAIALRDHAILELLYGAGMRVSELCGLDVDDVDGDRRTARVLGKGSKERIVPFGAPAGRAVDAYLVRGRPALASRAATTGRALLLGTRGGRMGVRSVYDLVSRTLAPLVGSSVGPHALRHSAATHLLDGGADLRAVQEILGHASLGTTQIYTHVSSERLAATYRLAHPRA, encoded by the coding sequence ATGGATTGGGAGCGGACGGTGGAGGCGTACCTGCAGCAGCTGACAGAGGTGCGCCGACTCGCTCCCGCAACCGTCCGCGCCTACCGTTCCGATCTCACCGACCTCCGGTCGCACGTCGGCGATGTCGACCTCGATCGCATCGATCTCGAGGAGCTCAGGTCATGGCTGTGGTCCGCGACGCAGGCGGGCTCGGCGCGCTCGACGATCGCGCGCCGCACCGCGGCCGTCCGTGGGTTCTTCGCGTGGGCGACCGAGCAAGACCTGGTCGCCGTCGACCCGACACTGCGGCTGGTCACGCCCAAGCGCGGCCGAACCCTTCCGCGGATCGCGACGGCGGATGCGCTGCGCGAAACGCTGGATGCCATGGCGGCTGTCGCCGCGGAGGGCGATGCGATCGCGCTCCGCGACCACGCGATCCTCGAGCTGCTTTACGGGGCGGGGATGCGGGTGTCCGAGCTCTGCGGGCTCGACGTCGACGACGTCGACGGTGACCGTCGCACCGCGCGCGTGCTCGGCAAAGGGTCGAAGGAGCGCATCGTGCCCTTCGGAGCCCCCGCGGGTCGCGCCGTCGACGCCTACCTCGTCCGCGGTCGCCCGGCGCTCGCGTCTCGTGCGGCAACCACCGGCAGGGCGCTCCTCCTCGGCACGCGCGGCGGCCGGATGGGCGTCCGCAGCGTCTACGACCTCGTCTCGCGCACGCTGGCACCGCTCGTGGGTTCCAGCGTCGGCCCCCATGCCCTCCGTCACTCGGCCGCGACGCACCTCCTCGATGGAGGCGCCGACCTTCGGGCCGTCCAGGAAATCCTCGGTCACGCCAGTCTGGGCACGACCCAGATCTACACCCATGTCTCGAGTGAACGGCTGGCGGCCACCTACCGACTCGCCCACCCCCGCGCCTGA
- the dprA gene encoding DNA-processing protein DprA: MRIELTPAAARAALSGVRDDDLEEADLMDAFARLVWSVVVEPGDGVAGRVVEEWGAAEALRRLIAGHPLQTNGIDASDLAKGLSRWKPRGDATAVRAATESARRTGARLVLPDDPGWPGRLADLGVHAPFVLWARGDVALVADEMPTVAIVGARAATAYGEHVAAELAAELASAGVTIVSGAAYGIDGVAHRSALHVGGRTVALLAGGVDRPYPSGHAALIDATARSGAVLAETPCGTPPTKWRFLARNRLIAALADTTVIVEAGVRSGSLNTAAHAAALGRPLGAVPGAVTSASSAGCHRVIRDFDGSLITGAADVRELLGLTDAPTLSFDETRTDEMTRVLDAMSTRQSRSPDEIARRSGIEPQEVRGLIALAELSGQVLERADGWRRALSTR; this comes from the coding sequence ATGCGGATCGAGTTGACCCCCGCCGCAGCTCGCGCGGCGCTGTCGGGCGTGCGTGACGACGACCTGGAGGAGGCGGACCTCATGGACGCCTTCGCTCGATTGGTCTGGAGCGTCGTCGTCGAGCCCGGCGACGGGGTGGCCGGACGCGTCGTGGAGGAGTGGGGCGCCGCCGAGGCTCTCCGGCGCCTGATCGCGGGTCACCCGCTGCAGACGAACGGGATCGATGCATCCGATCTGGCGAAGGGCCTTTCGCGGTGGAAGCCGCGGGGCGACGCGACAGCGGTGCGGGCGGCGACGGAGTCCGCGCGTCGGACGGGTGCCCGCCTGGTCCTCCCCGACGACCCCGGCTGGCCCGGCCGTCTCGCCGACCTCGGCGTGCACGCGCCGTTCGTGCTGTGGGCGCGGGGCGATGTCGCGCTGGTCGCGGATGAGATGCCGACGGTGGCGATCGTCGGGGCGCGCGCGGCTACCGCCTACGGCGAACACGTCGCCGCTGAGCTCGCGGCGGAGCTGGCATCGGCCGGGGTCACGATCGTCTCCGGTGCCGCATACGGTATCGACGGGGTCGCGCATCGCTCCGCGCTTCATGTCGGCGGGCGGACCGTGGCTCTGCTGGCCGGGGGAGTGGACCGGCCCTACCCCTCCGGTCATGCCGCTCTGATCGATGCGACCGCCCGCTCCGGTGCCGTCCTCGCGGAGACCCCGTGCGGCACGCCGCCGACGAAATGGCGTTTCCTCGCGAGGAACAGGCTGATCGCGGCATTGGCCGACACGACCGTGATCGTCGAGGCGGGTGTGCGCAGCGGTTCGCTGAACACCGCCGCGCACGCGGCCGCCCTGGGACGGCCCCTCGGTGCGGTACCCGGTGCCGTCACCAGTGCGTCATCGGCCGGTTGTCATCGCGTCATCCGCGACTTCGACGGCTCTTTGATCACCGGTGCCGCCGACGTCCGCGAGCTCCTCGGCCTGACTGACGCGCCCACCCTGTCGTTCGACGAGACCCGCACCGACGAGATGACCCGTGTGCTCGACGCGATGAGCACCCGCCAGTCGCGGAGCCCCGACGAGATCGCCCGCCGCAGCGGCATCGAGCCTCAGGAGGTGAGGGGTCTCATCGCCCTCGCCGAGCTGTCGGGACAGGTGCTCGAGCGAGCGGACGGATGGAGACGCGCACTGTCCACCCGGTGA
- a CDS encoding YifB family Mg chelatase-like AAA ATPase: protein MSVARTLSVALNGLEGAIVEVEADLSEQTPRFVIIGLPDKSLGEAVQRVHNACVNRGLALPRRRLTVNLSPASLPKQGSGFDVAIAVAALATEREMDAAGVASTVHLGELGLDGRLRPVPGVLPAVAAAARAGVRRVVVPRANLAEAELVDGIEVCGASCLAEVVRWHGLDVDIPAVEPVALAREHASDDEVPELADVIGQREAIDALLVAAAGGHHLLMSGPPGAGKTMLAQRLPGILPPLDESAALAVGSVRSLSGEPVTRLSRVPPFEAPHHSTSIAALVGGGSRIVRPGAIARASEGVLFLDEAGEFTASALDALRQPLESGSIVIHRSGVTAAYPARFQLVVATNPCPCGNFAVPGAECVCPPQAIRRYFSRLSGPLLDRIDIELSMRRVSVARDDPSLGATMTTSAAREKVGEARARAAHRLRDTLWRRNAEVPGSWLRQGPLAPAPVVRRPIDAALHRGMLTLRGYDRVLRVAWSLADLAGRGAIDVGDVGRALYLKKGVPA from the coding sequence GTGAGCGTGGCACGCACCCTTTCCGTTGCGCTCAACGGGCTCGAAGGAGCGATCGTCGAGGTCGAGGCCGACCTCTCGGAGCAGACCCCGAGGTTCGTGATCATCGGGCTCCCCGACAAGTCGCTCGGCGAGGCCGTGCAGCGCGTGCACAACGCGTGCGTCAACCGCGGGCTCGCGCTGCCGCGCCGCCGTCTGACCGTCAACCTGTCGCCGGCGAGCCTGCCCAAGCAGGGATCCGGCTTCGACGTCGCAATCGCGGTCGCAGCGCTCGCGACCGAACGCGAGATGGATGCTGCGGGCGTCGCGTCGACCGTGCACCTGGGCGAGCTGGGTCTCGACGGCCGTCTGCGCCCGGTGCCCGGCGTTCTCCCCGCGGTCGCGGCGGCCGCGCGCGCGGGGGTGCGCCGCGTGGTCGTGCCCCGCGCCAACCTCGCGGAGGCCGAGCTCGTCGACGGGATCGAGGTGTGCGGTGCGAGCTGTCTCGCCGAGGTGGTGCGGTGGCACGGGCTCGACGTCGACATCCCGGCGGTCGAGCCCGTGGCGCTCGCCCGTGAGCACGCCTCCGATGACGAGGTGCCCGAGCTGGCCGACGTGATCGGCCAGCGCGAGGCGATCGACGCGCTGCTCGTCGCCGCCGCGGGCGGCCACCATCTGCTCATGAGCGGACCACCGGGTGCAGGCAAGACGATGCTCGCGCAGCGCCTTCCCGGAATCCTTCCACCGCTCGACGAATCCGCTGCGCTGGCCGTCGGTTCGGTGCGCTCGCTCTCGGGCGAGCCTGTGACCCGGCTGTCGAGGGTGCCGCCTTTCGAAGCACCGCATCACAGCACGAGCATCGCCGCGCTGGTCGGCGGGGGATCCAGGATCGTTCGTCCGGGCGCGATCGCTCGCGCGAGTGAAGGCGTCCTCTTCCTCGACGAGGCGGGGGAGTTCACGGCGAGCGCGCTCGACGCACTGCGCCAGCCGCTGGAGTCGGGGTCCATCGTCATCCATCGCTCGGGAGTCACGGCCGCGTATCCCGCACGATTCCAACTGGTCGTCGCCACGAACCCCTGTCCCTGCGGAAACTTCGCCGTGCCCGGCGCGGAGTGCGTCTGCCCGCCGCAGGCCATCCGGCGCTACTTCTCGCGGCTGTCGGGTCCGCTCCTCGATCGCATCGACATCGAGTTGTCGATGCGACGGGTCTCCGTCGCCCGCGACGATCCTTCGCTCGGTGCGACGATGACGACCTCCGCAGCGCGCGAGAAGGTCGGCGAGGCCCGCGCGAGGGCCGCCCACCGGCTGCGCGACACGCTATGGCGACGCAACGCCGAGGTGCCCGGCTCATGGTTGCGCCAGGGGCCGCTGGCTCCCGCTCCCGTGGTGCGGCGGCCCATCGATGCGGCATTGCATCGGGGGATGCTGACACTTCGGGGCTACGACCGTGTGCTGCGCGTGGCGTGGTCACTGGCCGACTTGGCAGGGCGCGGAGCCATCGACGTCGGCGACGTCGGGCGCGCGCTGTACTTGAAGAAGGGAGTCCCGGCGTGA
- a CDS encoding YraN family protein, with protein sequence MAAKDEFGRAGEQRAADHLITLGYRIVDRNWRCSQGEVDIVAVRGRSLAVVEVKTRRSLAFGHPLEAIDDRKTARLWRLAAAWIAAHPQEARGRRLRLDAIAITGDDPATGVLEHLEDAL encoded by the coding sequence ATGGCAGCCAAAGACGAGTTCGGACGCGCGGGTGAACAGCGCGCCGCCGACCATCTGATCACGCTCGGATACCGGATCGTCGATCGCAACTGGCGGTGTTCGCAAGGAGAGGTCGACATCGTCGCGGTCCGCGGGCGGTCGCTGGCGGTGGTCGAGGTCAAGACCCGGCGGTCGTTGGCGTTCGGCCATCCGCTCGAGGCCATCGACGACCGGAAGACGGCGCGGCTCTGGCGTCTCGCGGCGGCGTGGATCGCCGCGCACCCGCAGGAGGCTCGGGGGCGCAGGCTGCGCCTCGATGCGATCGCGATCACCGGCGACGATCCGGCGACGGGCGTCCTCGAGCACTTGGAAGACGCGCTGTGA
- a CDS encoding DUF2469 family protein: protein MDDDVFEDYDRELELALYREYRDVVSQFQYVIETERRFYLANEVNVVRRDTEHDFYFEISMTDVWVWDIYRADRFVKSVRVLTFKDVNVEELSRRDFQLPEELSLDN from the coding sequence ATGGATGACGATGTTTTCGAGGACTACGACCGCGAACTCGAACTCGCCCTTTACCGGGAGTACCGCGACGTTGTCTCGCAGTTCCAGTACGTGATCGAGACCGAGCGGCGGTTCTATCTCGCGAACGAGGTGAATGTCGTCCGCCGCGACACCGAGCACGACTTCTATTTCGAGATCTCGATGACCGACGTCTGGGTCTGGGACATCTACCGGGCTGACCGGTTCGTGAAGTCGGTGCGGGTGCTCACGTTCAAGGACGTGAACGTCGAGGAGCTCTCGCGCCGGGACTTCCAGCTGCCCGAGGAGCTCTCGCTCGACAACTGA
- a CDS encoding ribonuclease HII gives MTVVEPRLTLERRLLKDYPLVIACDEVGRGALAGPVAVGAAVVDPALSRRRIPPGLRDSKLVPEPRRADVAARAASWVPHSAVGWASSVEIDEIGIMAALGLAAVRALADLRAHGVVPETAIVILDGNYDYITPAGAQGLRVTPVIKADRDCASAAAASVIAKVARDALMVTLHDDLPAYNWARNKGYASLDHREAISANGLSAHHRHSWAIANAPTLF, from the coding sequence GTGACCGTCGTCGAGCCGCGTCTGACGCTGGAACGCCGACTCCTCAAGGACTATCCACTGGTCATCGCGTGCGACGAGGTGGGGCGCGGCGCCCTCGCCGGTCCGGTCGCCGTCGGTGCCGCCGTCGTCGATCCCGCGCTGTCGCGCAGACGTATCCCGCCCGGGCTGCGTGATTCCAAGCTCGTTCCCGAGCCTCGACGGGCCGACGTCGCCGCCCGCGCGGCGTCGTGGGTGCCGCACAGCGCGGTCGGGTGGGCGAGCTCGGTGGAGATCGACGAGATCGGGATCATGGCGGCGCTCGGTCTCGCCGCCGTCCGGGCGCTTGCCGACCTTCGGGCGCACGGGGTCGTCCCCGAGACGGCGATCGTGATCCTCGACGGCAATTACGACTACATCACCCCGGCCGGGGCACAGGGGCTGCGCGTGACGCCGGTGATCAAGGCCGACCGCGACTGCGCCAGCGCTGCGGCCGCCTCGGTGATCGCGAAGGTCGCGCGAGACGCGCTGATGGTGACACTCCACGACGACCTCCCCGCGTACAACTGGGCGAGGAACAAGGGATACGCGAGCCTCGACCACCGCGAGGCGATATCCGCGAACGGTCTGAGCGCCCATCACCGGCATTCCTGGGCCATCGCAAACGCACCGACGCTCTTCTGA
- the lepB gene encoding signal peptidase I has product MSSDPAAPADESAPVLAEDKPRRGWLTFLRDVVVIVLIALLVSFLVKTFLVRSFYIPSASMNQTLIENDRILVDEITPRFGGYDRGDVVVFRDPGGWLEKTPQAPVSPFTEGVEWVLSLVGLAAPDSDEHLIKRIIGVGGDHIVCCNALGQTTVNGQAIDETAYLNLLPGKTAPDVREYDVTVPDGSIWVMGDNRDNSQDSRFHQDQPGGGFVPVDNVVGRAFLITWPFDRFGLIDFHHEVFAGVPAPEAAP; this is encoded by the coding sequence ATGAGCAGTGACCCGGCCGCCCCCGCCGACGAATCGGCCCCCGTCCTGGCGGAGGACAAGCCCCGTCGCGGGTGGTTGACGTTCCTGCGAGACGTCGTGGTCATCGTCCTGATCGCGCTCCTGGTGTCGTTCCTCGTCAAGACCTTCCTCGTCCGCTCGTTCTACATCCCGTCGGCGTCGATGAACCAGACGCTGATCGAGAACGACCGCATCCTCGTCGACGAGATCACCCCGCGCTTCGGCGGTTACGACCGCGGCGACGTCGTCGTCTTCCGCGATCCCGGAGGCTGGCTCGAGAAGACGCCTCAGGCGCCCGTGTCGCCCTTCACCGAAGGCGTGGAGTGGGTGCTCTCCCTGGTGGGTCTCGCAGCCCCCGACAGCGATGAGCACCTCATCAAGCGGATCATCGGCGTCGGTGGTGACCACATCGTCTGCTGCAACGCCCTCGGGCAGACCACGGTCAACGGGCAGGCGATCGACGAGACCGCCTACCTGAACCTCCTTCCGGGGAAGACGGCGCCCGACGTCCGCGAGTACGACGTGACGGTGCCCGACGGCTCGATCTGGGTGATGGGCGACAATCGCGACAACTCGCAGGACTCCCGCTTCCACCAGGATCAGCCCGGGGGCGGGTTCGTGCCCGTGGACAACGTCGTCGGACGTGCGTTCCTCATCACGTGGCCCTTCGACCGCTTCGGGCTGATCGATTTCCACCACGAGGTGTTCGCGGGGGTGCCCGCGCCGGAGGCGGCACCGTGA
- the rplS gene encoding 50S ribosomal protein L19, which yields MQILDAVDAASLRTDIPTFAPGDNVKVHVNITEGNRSRIQVFQGIVLGRSGDGVRETFTVRKISFQVGVERTFPVHSPVIDHIEVVTRGDVRRAKLYYLRNLRGKKAKIKEKRDAR from the coding sequence ATGCAGATCCTCGACGCAGTCGACGCGGCTTCGCTCCGCACCGACATCCCGACCTTCGCCCCCGGCGACAACGTGAAGGTCCACGTCAACATCACGGAGGGCAACCGCTCCCGTATCCAGGTCTTCCAGGGCATCGTGCTCGGCCGGTCCGGCGACGGCGTCCGCGAGACCTTCACGGTGCGGAAGATCAGCTTCCAGGTGGGTGTCGAGCGCACCTTCCCCGTGCACAGCCCCGTGATCGACCACATCGAGGTCGTCACCCGTGGAGACGTGCGTCGCGCGAAGCTCTACTACCTCCGCAACCTCCGCGGCAAGAAGGCCAAGATCAAGGAGAAGCGCGACGCTCGCTGA
- a CDS encoding MFS transporter permease yields the protein MWLRRLFFRWLFPAAVVLPLWLLVGWGVFQAGGLAFLWVLFIAAPSVLVGQTVLALLVRARGSVRADRAVSWWDVLAFSVWHALIIATGFFPSWFALALVLAILAAVGVFWVSITQLWRETRGSVMLLRTVDGTGYIPPTHPSSTPRADPAVVVLEERPHRS from the coding sequence ATGTGGCTCCGACGGCTCTTCTTCCGCTGGCTCTTCCCGGCCGCCGTGGTGCTGCCCCTCTGGCTTCTGGTCGGGTGGGGCGTGTTCCAGGCGGGTGGGCTCGCATTCCTCTGGGTGCTCTTCATCGCGGCCCCGTCGGTGCTGGTCGGGCAGACGGTGCTCGCGCTCCTGGTCCGCGCGCGAGGGAGCGTTCGTGCCGATCGGGCCGTGTCGTGGTGGGACGTTCTGGCGTTCTCGGTCTGGCACGCGCTGATCATCGCGACCGGTTTCTTCCCGTCGTGGTTCGCTCTCGCGCTCGTCCTCGCGATCCTCGCGGCGGTGGGCGTCTTCTGGGTCAGCATCACGCAGCTCTGGCGCGAGACTCGGGGATCGGTGATGCTGCTGCGTACCGTCGACGGCACCGGGTACATCCCTCCGACGCATCCTTCTTCCACGCCGAGAGCCGACCCGGCGGTCGTCGTGCTGGAGGAGCGCCCGCACCGTTCGTAG
- the map gene encoding type I methionyl aminopeptidase, with product MIELRTPAEIDAMRPAGRFVAETLAALRDDTKVGTNLLAIDRRAHELIRRAGAESCYIDYHPSFGASPFGKVICTSINDAVLHGLPHDYALRDGDLVSLDFAVAIDGWVADSAVSFVVGTPRDEDLALIDTTERALAAAIDAAVVGQKIGDISSAIASVAHADGYSINTDFGGHGVGRVMHGDPHVPNDGKAGRGYPLREGLVVALEPWFLATTDKLVTDADGWTLRSADGSRGAHAEHTVAMTAEGPIVLTDRSFLGVD from the coding sequence ATGATCGAACTGCGCACCCCGGCCGAGATCGACGCCATGCGCCCGGCGGGTCGCTTCGTCGCCGAGACGCTCGCCGCACTCCGCGACGACACCAAGGTGGGGACGAACCTCCTCGCCATCGATCGCCGCGCGCACGAACTGATCCGGCGCGCCGGCGCCGAGTCCTGCTACATCGACTACCACCCCTCGTTCGGCGCGAGTCCGTTCGGCAAAGTCATCTGCACATCGATCAACGACGCGGTGCTGCACGGACTCCCCCACGACTACGCCCTCCGCGACGGCGACCTGGTCTCGCTCGACTTCGCCGTCGCGATCGACGGATGGGTCGCCGATTCCGCGGTCTCGTTCGTCGTCGGAACACCGCGCGACGAGGACCTCGCCCTCATCGACACCACCGAGCGCGCGCTCGCCGCTGCCATCGACGCCGCGGTGGTCGGCCAGAAGATCGGCGACATTTCGTCGGCGATCGCGTCCGTCGCGCACGCCGACGGCTACTCGATCAACACCGACTTCGGCGGCCACGGCGTCGGCCGGGTCATGCACGGCGACCCCCACGTGCCCAACGACGGCAAGGCGGGGCGCGGGTATCCGTTGCGTGAAGGACTGGTCGTCGCGCTCGAACCGTGGTTCCTGGCGACGACCGACAAGCTCGTCACCGATGCCGACGGCTGGACCCTCCGCAGCGCCGACGGATCGCGCGGGGCACACGCCGAGCACACCGTGGCGATGACCGCCGAAGGTCCCATCGTGTTGACCGACCGGTCGTTCCTCGGCGTCGACTGA